In Deltaproteobacteria bacterium, the genomic window TTCCGTCCATCCTTTCGTGGTGTGTAAGCGCTATCTGTCCTGCCATATCGAGTAACTTAGATCCGGAATTGGTCAATAGCGTAGAGCCTATTTGTGTATGCTTTTTTACCTGTTCGAATTCTTCCGCGGTGAGACTTGACGGCTTCAGGAGTATGAGCGATGATATACCTATCTTCCCTATATCATGCAGGGAGCTCGCTATGGATATCTTCTCAACCTCCTCTTTTGTAAAACCCATTCCGTCTGCTATACTCATGACATACTTGCTCACCCTTATATTATGGTTCCCTGTATCATTATCTATATATTCAACCGCTCTCGAAAGCCTGTAGACGATATTGATATTGGCTTCTTTCAGTTCTAAAATTACTTTTTTTAATTCTTTTGTCTTCTCGACAATCTGATTGTTCAGGTTATCTATATGCTTTTTGACATTTAAAAGATTCCCGACTCTCACCATAAGCTCATAGCGGTCTATGGGTTTCGTCAGAAATTCATCCGCGCCTACGGAGAGCGCCTTCATCTTCGAGTCTGCATCATTAAGGGCTGTTATCATGATAACGGGTATCGTAGAGTACTGTTCGTCTGATTTAATGCTCTTGCATACTTCTATGCCGTTGAGTTCCGGCATAAAAACGTTGATCATGGCAATATCCGGACGAAGTGTTCTTATTTTTTCCATGGCTTGAACGCCATTCGCTGCTTTTATGATGGCATATCCCATGGGGGAAAGGGTTGCACTTATCAACTCTATATTCTCCGGCCTGTCGTCCGCGACAAGGACAATAGGCGGATGTTTTATTGTTTTTTGTTCTTCTGCTTTTCCGTATTTCTTTATCACATCAAGGATATCTTTCACATGGAATGGCTTGCTTATATAATCATCACAGCCTGCCTGAAGGAATCTGCTTCTGTCGCCTTTCATCGCCGCT contains:
- a CDS encoding response regulator — translated: MRILVVEDDPKSARLIKDILELRGYVVIEASNGLSAMRIINDHIPDLIFMDMNLPGMDGITLTKLIKTSSKTNNIPVIALTAAAMKGDRSRFLQAGCDDYISKPFHVKDILDVIKKYGKAEEQKTIKHPPIVLVADDRPENIELISATLSPMGYAIIKAANGVQAMEKIRTLRPDIAMINVFMPELNGIEVCKSIKSDEQYSTIPVIMITALNDADSKMKALSVGADEFLTKPIDRYELMVRVGNLLNVKKHIDNLNNQIVEKTKELKKVILELKEANINIVYRLSRAVEYIDNDTGNHNIRVSKYVMSIADGMGFTKEEVEKISIASSLHDIGKIGISSLILLKPSSLTAEEFEQVKKHTQIGSTLLTNSGSKLLDMAGQIALTHHERMDGTGYPHGLKTDSIPVEGRITALADVFDSMTIKRPYRDALPVDQAVEYIKSKAGTQFDAHITDVFLRHLKDILDIKYMIKA